The Calditrichota bacterium genomic interval ACTTTTTCAGCTACCGCGAACTGCGTGCGGAAAGGCGCGAGGTTGAAGAGCGCATCGAGCGCCTGGCTAAGCAGACTGCCTCGGTGCGTTTTGCCGAGGCCGAGGGATGGTACGTCTATCAAAGCTACATCGACAATCTCATTCGCGCCGATTTTAGCCGCGACCTTGTCTACATCGCCATCTTCGACGAGCACGACTCCTTGGCTGCCCACGCGTTGAATCGTGACTGGGTGGACTTGGGCGGCCGCGAGCTGCTCAGCAGGGAGGAAGAACGCGAAGTGGTGCGCCTCCTCTCGCAAGGAGCGGTGGCCAAGGAGAGTCGCGAGGACCTGGGGAGCGTACCAGTCCAGATTCGCGACGCTACGCGCTCCTATGGCACGGTGGAAGTTGGCTTTTCCTTGGTGGAGCTGAACAACGCCTTTCGTCGCAAACGCCTGACCAACTTTCTCCTTTTGGCGGTGTTCACTGCCCTGGGCGTGGTCACTTCGGCGGCCATGAGCTACCGCATCGTCACACCGCTGCGCAGGTTGGCCGAGGCGATGCGGCAGATTGCAGGGGGCGATTTGAGCCGCGAGGTGCGGGTGCGCGCCGGCGATGAAATCGGCGAGTTGGCCCGCAGCTTCAACACCATGCTCGTAGGGTTGCGCGAAAAGGACGCCATCGAGCGGATGACGCGCGCACTCGGCTTTACCTTCGAACTGCGGCGGGTCACGCAACTGGCCACCGAGGGCATGCAGGCCAGCAGCGGCGCGCGCCGCGCAATACTGCTGGTGAGCGAGGGAGAACTGCCGGGCCGCTTTCGTCCTGCATGGGATTCCTTGCGTGGTGAGCTCGGAGTGGGGGAGCCATGCATTGACCTCAGCCAGGCCCCGGAGCTGCTGAAGCTGACGGAGCCAACCCCGTGGGGTGCCGTGGCTAACAACGGTCCCGCTGCCACTGCGCTGCGGGCTTTGTCGCGGCGTCTGCGGCCAGAACGGTGTGCGCTGCTCGTTCCGCTCTGGGCGCGGGATGCCCTGGTGGGCCTCATGGCCCT includes:
- a CDS encoding SpoIIE family protein phosphatase, giving the protein MRRLQSLWVKITLAVVVLVVAIMASVSYFFSYRELRAERREVEERIERLAKQTASVRFAEAEGWYVYQSYIDNLIRADFSRDLVYIAIFDEHDSLAAHALNRDWVDLGGRELLSREEEREVVRLLSQGAVAKESREDLGSVPVQIRDATRSYGTVEVGFSLVELNNAFRRKRLTNFLLLAVFTALGVVTSAAMSYRIVTPLRRLAEAMRQIAGGDLSREVRVRAGDEIGELARSFNTMLVGLREKDAIERMTRALGFTFELRRVTQLATEGMQASSGARRAILLVSEGELPGRFRPAWDSLRGELGVGEPCIDLSQAPELLKLTEPTPWGAVANNGPAATALRALSRRLRPERCALLVPLWARDALVGLMALAPPKDKNDYSARDRSFLGVLATQTGLAIDNALLHLRLTEQERLQREIEIARDVQRKLLPQTKPALPGWDVDGLCLPAAMVGGDYFDYLELGPKRFGVVIADVTGKGTSAAFYMAELKGIVVALSTAYASPARLLCELNRKLRRRLDPRVFATVAYGIIELESGRLRLARAGHDRVLLRRANGQVEALLPPGIAVGLADSSVFDANIKECATQVHPGDTLVFYTDGVTEAMNEQHEQFGEQTLSELVAHAPMGGAEDLRKLVLRRVRRFAGRAAQHDDITLVVVKRLPAQA